One region of Chryseobacterium sp. C-71 genomic DNA includes:
- the prfH gene encoding peptide chain release factor H encodes MDKIIQITSGRGPLECQWVVAKVLKVFLEEAKQNKIEYEIIHRENGDENLTLKSATLLLKGKEVNEFLKSWLGSILWIGKSTFRKFHKRSNWYIGIFELEGLEKIEFNEKEIQFQTARSQGSGGQNVNKVETAVRATYLKIGQSVFVQDSRSQLENKKISIIRLKEKVMEFHIQQLEKQMQETWNNHLNVQRGNPIRTFSGTDFKKNHQEKSFKKERSQLKNELKNYRNDLN; translated from the coding sequence ATGGACAAAATAATACAAATCACCTCGGGAAGAGGACCTTTGGAATGTCAATGGGTAGTTGCCAAAGTTCTGAAGGTTTTCCTAGAGGAAGCAAAACAAAATAAAATCGAGTACGAAATCATCCACCGTGAAAATGGCGATGAAAACCTGACTTTGAAATCTGCGACCTTGCTTTTAAAAGGAAAAGAAGTCAATGAATTTTTAAAATCTTGGCTTGGAAGTATTCTCTGGATCGGCAAAAGCACATTCAGAAAATTTCATAAAAGAAGCAATTGGTATATCGGAATTTTTGAACTAGAAGGTTTGGAGAAAATTGAATTTAATGAGAAAGAAATTCAGTTTCAAACGGCGAGAAGTCAGGGAAGCGGCGGACAAAACGTAAATAAAGTAGAAACTGCAGTTCGCGCAACTTATCTGAAGATCGGACAAAGTGTTTTCGTGCAGGATTCCCGTTCGCAGTTGGAGAATAAGAAAATTTCCATCATCAGATTAAAAGAAAAAGTGATGGAATTTCACATTCAGCAACTGGAAAAACAAATGCAGGAAACGTGGAATAATCATTTGAATGTTCAGAGAGGAAATCCCATTCGGACATTTTCCGGAACCGATTTTAAAAAGAATCATCAGGAGAAATCTTTCAAAAAAGAAAGAAGTCAACTGAAAAATGAATTAAAAAACTACAGAAATGACCTTAACTAA